Proteins co-encoded in one Prunus persica cultivar Lovell chromosome G6, Prunus_persica_NCBIv2, whole genome shotgun sequence genomic window:
- the LOC18773352 gene encoding ruvB-like 2 gives MLLVEIQSLYHVLCAKNDECWTQGFLALVTGDAGEIRSEVKEQIDTKVAEWREEWKAGRDCARGITTIRGTNYKSPHGIPIDLLDCLLIITTRPYTEDEICKDSGHRCQEEVEMFEEAKHLLTKIGVYAPLRYAIHLITASLLACQKRKRNIVEMEDITRVYHLFLDVKRSTQYLMEYQSRYMFSEEGDKDDINAMQSGEIPLDEKTFVFISVSCFTD, from the exons ATGTTGTTGGTAGAGATTCAAAGTCTTTACCATGTTCTGTGCGCCAAGAATGATGAATGTTG GACACAGGGATTTCTGGCTCTCGTTACTGGTGATGCTGGTGAAATCCGTTCAGAAGTGAAAGaacaaattgacacaaaagtAGCAGAGTGGAGGGAGGAATGGAAGGCAGGCAGAGATTGTGCCAG AGGGATCACTACAATCAGAGGCACAAATTACAAATCCCCCCATGGGATTCCCATTGATCTCCTTGATTGCCTGCTTATTATTACCACCCGGCCTTATACAGAGGATGAAATTTGTAAAGATTCTGGACATCGATGCCAAGAAGAAGTTGAGATGTTTGAAGAGGCAAAGCATTTGTTGACCAAGATTGGTGTCTATGCACCCTTGAGGTATGCTATCCATCTCATAACAGCTTCATTGTTGGCATGTCAAAAGCGGAAGCGAAATATTGTGGAGATGGAGGATATTACCCGAGTTTACCATCTGTTTTTGGATGTGAAGAGATCAACACAATACTTGATGGAGTATCAGAGTCGGTACATGTTCAGTGAGGAAGGCGATAAAGATGATATCAATGCCATGCAATCTGGAGAGATTCCTTTAGACGAAAAGACTTTTGTGTTTATTTCTGTATCTTGCTTTACTGACTAG
- the LOC18774766 gene encoding uncharacterized protein LOC18774766: MEKRLRSSLRSSADEFLSSATKQTLKSSKPALKTLIHAINPSSDLSSSLPLSLCNSISQTIQSFQNLLDPNSNPNPRHSSPRSPPTKRLRRSSRRSKTRSEPERDDPDPNPDLEKQRLLSELQVLAFITQLCVSHPQNAFSPLDLLPGVQALHDNLIILESDSVLVSEIASLCEQWWKEELPGRESLISQSLPFLLSRSLTLKKKADVHRVYALREAFACFDFEDDSIEDLKQLLIRCVISPLYLKAEEGKKFLAFLFGLSSQLLKEVLAMIRSQVPFGRKSMLEAYGDVLFRAWKVLEGDSRSEIENGFLQGLIEGAIHASSGALAASIRRVLGGFINQRTTAGVEKLLFQLSEPVIFRSLQVANSNVRQNALHLILDLFPLEDPDSTKEVKDSLLHKQFFLLERLLADDCPEVRVVAVEGSCRVLHLFWEIIPLPTITKLITKIFDDMSHDVWHEVRLSTINGIMYLFGNPQCHQILNVLLPRLGHLMMDNVLSIRVAMADLLLLVRDIRNFQFHKVVKLDVLLSTLANDQPQVAQKITRLLMPSYFPSKVSVEAACNRCVTLVKRSPMAGARFCEFAVSQGASHKSLVELVRVLVTLVLLPNNLDEDRVEGLLLAGANLCNTLASEPFFKNSLKEFFDGEKLKCLFAAAATGRAQSSVFNIVSAVSPDDVTGLLDECMHQVTNCSGLSTNVERQAEVRSAHKLLLSCDGVDGMLEALTAFLQKAAYRCHIKFGNEITKLSVFSAKRKKPKSSSKISARWKNVGGKKQANFENDYSIAVGIAWQIRDLLVSVNARKSILGSQVLESLFLSLKVLSEVSIVQCMHCEYMDTSPVLAYTDLALHMSLQKDHRTESTRSSLETELEHALDHLLNCADRLFGAGDSGGSGNISPESKHASNRSSTRREKRHRGPQVDASSPSDGGCVYTEPKKLSNKVKMLTAVLRFVVDAATIGFVPQNQGRCLKFTSGYIQCVTSTLERQPREQFQFEEEDLKDMILCLKSSFTYAAKLLNLALKDVTEASPFLTEASDLANYLLDLIISIELYLGSNYVAHMVTGVKSWLPDLVLALGSGQIMKQIKGEAIEITAADRNRLHFPSWLLILAKIEVSEISEVRPEEDGDSEPEEFPAFKKLLDMIVILLKGNLSIRDVFGVVFLIAAIVGLEKKNFRLVSGLVRFVCLKVFRQDEKEWGDMMLASLQDLYPQIEREMEEESQEDGRENLRSAKELLEPIWMYHMYETGKVSMEED, from the exons ATGGAGAAGCGGCTTCGCTCTTCTCTCCGATCCTCAGCCGACGAATTTCTGAGCTCAGCCACAAAGCAAACCCTAAAATCCTCAAAGCCCGCTCTGAAAACCCTAATTCACGCCATCAATCCTTCCTCCGACCTCtcctcctctctccctctctctctctgcaactcCATTTCCCAAACCATCCAATCCTTCCAGAACCTTCTAGACCCTAACTCCAACCCGAACCCTAGGCATAGTTCCCCACGCTCTCCTCCCACCAAGCGCCTCCGGAGGTCATCTCGGAGGTCCAAGACCCGGTCCGAACCCGAACGAGACGATCCCGACCCGAATCCTGACCTGGAAAAGCAGCGACTTCTTTCCGAGCTTCAAGTTTTAGCTTTTATCACGCAACTATGCGTTTCGCATCCCCAAAATGCGTTCTCGCCGTTGGATTTGTTGCCCGGAGTTCAGGCGCTGCACGACAATTTGATCATTTTGGAGTCGGATTCAGTGCTGGTATCGGAGATAGCGAGTTTGTGCGAGCAATGGTGGAAGGAGGAGTTGCCGGGGCGAGAATCTCTGATTTCTCAGTCGCTCCCTTTCTTGCTGTCTCGATCTCTGACTCTGAAGAAGAAGGCGGACGTCCACAGAGTCTACGCACTCCGCGAGGCCTTTGCGTGTTTTGATTTCGAGGATGATAGCATTGAAGACTTGAAGCAGTTGTTAATCCGGTGTGTGATTTCGCCTCTGTATCTAAAGGCAGAAGAGGGGAAGAAGTTCCTTGCTTTTCTGTTCGGTTTGAGTTCGCAGCTGTTGAAGGAAGTGTTGGCAATGATTCGGTCTCAGGTTCCGTTTGGACGAAAGTCGATGCTAGAGGCTTATGGGGATGTTCTGTTTCGGGCTTGGAAAGTGTTGGAGGGGGACTCAAGAAGTGAAATTGAAAATGGTTTTTTGCAGGGTTTGATTGAGGGTGCAATACATGCCAGTTCTGGAGCTTTGGCTGCTTCAATTAGAAGGGTTTTGGGAGGGTTTATAAACCAGAGGACCACTGCTGGTGTTGAGAAGCTTCTTTTCCAGCTCTCTGAACCTGTGATATTTCGCTCTCTGCAG GTTGCGAATTCTAATGTTCGTCAAAATGCGCTGCATTTGATTCTGGACTTGTTCCCTCTTGAAGATCCTGATTCCACAAAAGAGGTGAAAGATTCGTTGCTTCATAAGCAGTTCTTTTTGTTGGAGAGATTACTGGCCGACGACTGTCCTGAGGTGAGAGTGGTTGCGGTGGAAGGTTCTTGTCGCGTCCTTCATCTCTTTTGGGAAATCATCCCTTTGCCCACCATCACAAAGTTAATTACTAAGATTTTTGATGATATGTCACATGATGTATGGCACGAGGTTAGACTTTCCACAATAAATGGTATTATGTATTTGTTTGGAAATCCCCAATGTCATCAAATTCTCAATGTGCTTCTACCCAGATTGGGGCATTTGATGATGGACAATGTCCTATCAATAAGAGTTGCCATGGCAGATCTCCTTCTTCTTGTAAGAGATATTCGAAATTTCCAGTTCCATAAG GTGGTCAAGTTAGATGTATTATTATCTACCCTTGCAAATGATCAACCTCAAGTTGCTCAGAAAATCACAAGACTGCTTATGCCATCATACTTTCCCTCGAAAGTGTCTGTTGAAGCAGCATGCAATCGCTGCGTGACACTTGTTAAAAGGTCTCCGATGGCTGGAGCAAGGTTTTGTGAGTTTGCTGTGTCCCAAGGGGCATCTCATAAGTCTTTGGTGGAACTTGTTAGAGTATTGGTTACTTTGGTCTTGCTGCCTAATAATCTGGATGAAGATCGAGTTGAGGGTTTACTTCTCGCTGGTGCCAACCTTTGTAATACCCTAGCCAGCGAGCCATTTTTCAAGAATTCTCTTAAAGAGTTCTTTGATGGTGAAAAACTGAAGTGCTTGTTTGCTGCTGCGGCTACTGGGCGTGCTCAGTCTTCTGTATTCAACATTGTTTCAGCTGTCTCTCCAGATGATGTGACTGGACTTCTTGATGAATGCATGCACCAGGTCACAAATTGTAGTGGTTTATCCACAAATGTGGAGAGGCAAGCTGAAGTGAGGTCTGCTCACAAGTTGTTGCTCTCTTGTGATGGGGTTGATGGCATGCTTGAAGCTCTAACAGCCTTCCTGCAGAAAGCTGCATACCGTTGCCATATTAAATTTGGCAATGAAATAACGAAGCTGAGTGTTTTCTCtgcaaaaaggaagaaaccaAAGTCCTCTAGCAAAATTTCAGCTCGATGGAAAAATGTTGGTGGGAAAAAGCAAGCCAATTTTGAGAATGATTATTCAATTGCAGTAGGAATAGCCTGGCAAATTAGAGACTTGCTTGTATCTGTCAACGCTCGGAAATCTATATTGGGTTCTCAAGTTCTAGAATCGTTATTTCTATCCTTAAAGGTCTTGTCTGAGGTTAGCATTGTGCAGTGCATGCATTGTGAATATATGGACACGTCTCCGGTTTTGGCATATACAGATCTTGCTCTGCATATGTCTCTTCAAAAGGATCATAGGACTGAATCCACAAGGTCTAGTTTGGAG ACAGAGTTGGAACACGCATTGGATCACCTGCTTAACTGTGCGGACAGGCTATTTGGAGCAGGTGATTCTGGAGGGTCTGGAAATATTTCTCCAGAATCTAAGCATGCTAGCAATAGGTCGTCCACTCGTCGTGAAAAAAGACACAGAGGACCTCAGGTTGATGCCTCCAGTCCAAGTGATGGTG GATGTGTCTATACTGAACCAAAGAAGTTATCAAACAAGGTGAAGATGCTTACTGCAGTCCTAAGGTTCGTGGTTGATGCTGCTACAATAGGTTTTGTTCCTCAAAATCAGGGCAGGTGCTTAAAGTTCACATCAGGTTATATACAATGCGTCACATCTACTTTGGAGCGACAACCTCGGGAGCAGTTTCAATTTGAGGAGGAGGATTTGAAGGATATGATTCTCTGTCTGAAGAGCTCCTTCACCTATGCAGCCAAGTTACTTAATCTAGCTCTTAAAGATGTTACAGAAGCTTCACCATTTCTCACAGAAGCTTCTGATCTTGCGAACTATCTGCTTGACTTAATCATCTCGATTGAATTGTACTTGGGCTCTAACTACGTTGCGCATATGGTGACAGGAGTAAAGTCTTGGCTTCCTGACTTGGTTTTGGCATTAGGATCTGGCCAGATTATGAAACAGATTAAGGGAGAGGCGATAGAAATAACTGCAGCTGATCGCAATAGACTCCACTTTCCATCATGGCTCTTGATTTTAGCTAAGATTGAGGTCTCCGAAATAAGTGAAGTTAGGCCAGAAGAAGATGGAGATTCTGAACCAGAGGAGTTTCCTGCTTTTAAGAAACTTCTTGACATGATTGTCATATTGTTGAAAGGAAACCTCAGCATACGGGATGTTTTTGGAGTGGTTTTCTTGATTGCCGCCATAGTTGGgctggagaagaagaatttcAGGTTGGTTTCCGGACTTGTACGCTTTGTATGCCTGAAGGTATTCAGGCAAGATGAGAAAGAGTGGGGTGATATGATGTTGGCTTCTCTTCAAGACCTTTACCCtcagatagagagagaaatggaagaagaaaGTCAAGAAGATGGAAGGGAAAATCTGCGAAGTGCAAAGGAATTGCTTGAACCAATTTGGATGTATCATATGTATGAAACTGGGAAGGTTTCTATGGAGGAAGACTAG